CGGATGACATTGTGCGCATCGTGCGCGAAGAGTTCGGTCGCGGTAACGATTTCTGTCAAAAGATTACTTACCGTACCGGCGTTATGCGACTCACCAAAAAGGTCTCCGACCCTGATGGCACGGAGCGAGAAGTTGTTTACTACGAGAAGACAAAGGGCAAGACCGGTGAAGACGTGTTGGTCGCGTTCCGTAATTCCTTCAATCCGAGAATCGCAGTCACCGTTGACATGATTGCGACTGGCACAGATTTGAAGCCAGTCGAGATCGTATTCTTTATGCGATCAGTTAAGAGCAGCAATTATTTTGAGCAGATGAAGGGCCGAGGTGTCCGCGTGATATCTCCGGACGAACTCCACGGTGTGACACCACAAGCATCGGGTGAAAAAGTCATCAAGACCCGATTTGTTATCGTCGATGCGGTCGGCGTCTGCAAACAGTGCAAAAGCGAACGAGGACCGATCGATCGTCAGCCTACGAAGACGCTAAAACAGGTGCTGGACTATATAAAGGCAGGCGGTACCGATGCCGACGCCGTTAGTGCTTTGGCCGGGAAGCTCACAGGTCTCGCTCGGGAGATGACTGATCCGCAACATAGTGAAGTTCGCAAACACGCTGATGGTCAGAGTGTTGATGACCTAGTGCGGCAGCTAGTTTCGGCGATTGAAGACGGCGCAATTGAAGACAAGGCGCGTGAGTCGAATCCAGGCATTACCGAACTGACAGAGCTGCAGCTAGCCGCCGCAGAACAGGAATTGATCAAACACGCCGTTAAGCCGTTTTACAATCCTCAACTTCGCGACCTGCTGTTGGAGATTAAGCGTGACAACGAACAGACGATCGATAGCGTCAGTCAGGACGAAGTAATCTTCGCCGGTTATTCGCAGGAAGCTATAGATAAGGCAAAGACGAAGATTGAGAATTTCAAACAGTTCATCGAAGACCACAAAGATGAGTTACTGGCCTTGCAAGTTATGTACGGCCAAGCGACCGCTGATCGGCTGAAATTCCGTGATTTGAAGGAGCTTGCTGAGCGGATTAAACGGCCGCCAGTCGCCGCGACAACTGAGGAATTATGGCGTTGCTACGAAGCGATCGAAGCGGCGAAGGCCTCCGGCCGGGGCGGACAGATGATTACCGATCTCGTATCCCTCATACGTCATGCACTGCAGCCGACGGAGCCCCTCACCCCATTTGCTGAGGTTGTTCGATCGCGATATGCAGCGTGGCGTGCACAGCAAACGGAGGCAGGAGCCGCGTTCAGCGATGAGCAAGCTGCCTGGCTCGACAAAATTGCCGAGCACATTGCAACGAGCCTCGCTATCGAGATGGACGATTTTCAAGACGGCTGGTTTGCGCAACGCGGAAATCTCGGCAAGGCCCACGAACTTTTTGGCGATCGACTCCCCATTATTCTTAACGAGATGAATAGGGTTTTGGCCGCATGAATACCGCCGATCGCGCCCTACCCCCGAAATGGGCCGAAGTTACACTTCACGATGTCCTGCTCGGCCATGCAAATGGCAAAGTATTGCAGCATGGCTGGAGTCCTCAATGCGAGA
The sequence above is drawn from the Pirellulales bacterium genome and encodes:
- a CDS encoding type I restriction-modification enzyme R subunit C-terminal domain-containing protein, yielding MEYSHVDAVADRVNVPYDVYDITTRITNQGSQVEAGYYVGKRSRMTRAERQEELDRDLQYGGDDLDRSVVAVDQIRTVVQTFRDKLFTEIFPGRNEVPKTIIFAKDDSHADDIVRIVREEFGRGNDFCQKITYRTGVMRLTKKVSDPDGTEREVVYYEKTKGKTGEDVLVAFRNSFNPRIAVTVDMIATGTDLKPVEIVFFMRSVKSSNYFEQMKGRGVRVISPDELHGVTPQASGEKVIKTRFVIVDAVGVCKQCKSERGPIDRQPTKTLKQVLDYIKAGGTDADAVSALAGKLTGLAREMTDPQHSEVRKHADGQSVDDLVRQLVSAIEDGAIEDKARESNPGITELTELQLAAAEQELIKHAVKPFYNPQLRDLLLEIKRDNEQTIDSVSQDEVIFAGYSQEAIDKAKTKIENFKQFIEDHKDELLALQVMYGQATADRLKFRDLKELAERIKRPPVAATTEELWRCYEAIEAAKASGRGGQMITDLVSLIRHALQPTEPLTPFAEVVRSRYAAWRAQQTEAGAAFSDEQAAWLDKIAEHIATSLAIEMDDFQDGWFAQRGNLGKAHELFGDRLPIILNEMNRVLAA